The region cacacacacacacacacacacacacacacacacacagcttgaAACCTACTCTAGATGTGATAAATACTAACCCTAGCTTCATTGTTTCTGGGGCAGGAACTCgagataacaaaaaaacaaccaattaACAAACACAAATGTAACACATTGGATTACCTCTTTCGCTTCAGGAGAAGACGCCTGCGCCATGTTCATGTAAACAGCTTCACAGTTGTCTACCGTTGACTCCCTCGGGCAGTTGGCATACTCTGTGACTTCAGCTGCGGATAGGAACAGAGGATCGAAGAATacattgacacacactcacacacgcacacccacccacacatacacgcacacacccacacgcgcacacacacacacacacacacacacacacacacacacacacacacacacacacgcgcgcgcacacacacacacacacacacccactggacacacacacacacacgcacgcacgcacacacacacgtacacacacacacacacatacacacagacacacacacacacacacacacacacacacacacacacacacgcgcactcaatcacactcacacagaaaCACGCGCGAAATAAGCAACGCAAAAACCGCTTAATCTTACCAAACTTGGAGAGTCCAGTAGTTTGTTCACCCGCTTCGTTTCCCGTCCCGTGTTTTCCGTTGTTATTCAACTTTTGAGCAGGAGATTTAACTTGGCCAGACGAATCATCTCCCTGTGGTTTCTTCTTCTGTACTTGAGCATACGTTTCGTTGGGATTGTTATACTGCAAATCGGAAGCTTCGTTTTTCGTTTTCTTTGCTACTGTAGCATACACGTCGCCGCTATGGTTCATTGCTGCTGATGCCGCTGCGCCCGCGTTGACGTACGTTCCTTCAGGGTTTGCGGATTGGTCAGTGTTCTGCGGACTGTTGGCATTCTCCAGTGAtgatgggtgtgggtgtgttgaATTGATCACATCGCTGCTTGATGACTCTACTTCTCCTGTACTGGCGTACAAGTCGTTGGTGTATTGTACGAATTCTgtaatgaaaatgtaattactaCCTTGAAGCACAGAGCTCACTGACAATGTTTTCATGGACATTGAGAAATAAAAGAGACGGTAAACCAACAAGTGGCCtagcacaaaaacaaaatagccTTATCTTATAACAGCATACCGTTCTGCCGCACTTTCACAAACAGATTAGCTCTTTTGTATTTCATCATAAGAATTTATTGCTGAACTCACCTTCGTTTTGTTCTGCTCTTGGTGATTTTGACGATCCTTCAAAATACAAAATACGAAAGCGTGTTTAGGTCAATTacgagagaggaagaaagagagagagtgagagcgagtgagagaaagatagaacgatagatagatagatatatatatatatagagagagagagagagagagagagagagagagagagagagagagagagagagagagaaagaaagaaagatacagagagacagagagacagaggcacatagataGAGACATAGCgaacgagatagagagagttgGAGAGGCAGAGAacggcagacaaacagagacagagagagaaagctagagagagagagagacagacagagacaaagagatagaacaagaacaagaacaagattttattcctttaaggccttagcccctttcggaagggggctggttacacaaaagtaaagcgtgtgtgcagcagcaatccacacacgcgtcgtttcaagtgaacagaagaaaagacaatgtataatcacaaaatactaatgcttaaacagcattttctaaacatttaaatgaaaaatacaagaacttagctacattgcaaagtatagtttcatttttcacagacaacaacagtgcAAGTTTGAAATTCGAAGGACATCTACAAAATTTTGCTGGAATAAATTGACGTCTTAGATTTGCCAGTGCAgggcagcataaaacaaaatgcaattcatCTTCAGTACTAGATTGACACAAACGACAGACCAAATTATTTTCACTTACAGCTTTATACCTTTCTGTATGTAAAGCAAGTCTGGAAATACCCAATCTAAAGAGATagaaggacagagagacagacaggcagacagacagacagataaacggGCAggcagagagaccgacagacaggcatacGCTAGGTGGGAAACAACACAACTACAGTGTAAACATGAACATCTACACACATGGTCATCATTTGTGTTACAAAACAGGCTGGCAGAGGACTATATTAAGATTTACTTTTCAAACACACCGCGGAAACATGCCAGCTACATGAAATAATCACAGCACACATGGGACTGCAGATATAGCCATAGTCCTTGCAATACCACCCTCGAACTGCGGTTTTTATATGTGGGTATTTAACGAAATGCATAATCACATAACGCATAAATTATCAACAAATACCAAGCTGTCCGTTCgaccaacagccaataaagtaaccatttcagcactgacccaggacgacccaacccggtccctagcccatttcaggtctcctctagcatcCGGCAGCCAGCTttctacctcccccccccccccccccctgcatttgtatttgttattttcatacaaagccgggttttcccgtgtaacatgcccctaatggctttgccgtgagggcgtaaaacttacattttctcaagCAAACACATTTTACTCTACCAAACAAGCATATGGGTGTCATAGTGTTGACTACACTATTTCATATCCATTCACTGGTGTTCGACATTTTCTCAAGATAGAAAATTTGCTCACGTTTTCGTTtgacgataatgatgacgacgacgatgatggtgCCGATAACAACAACTGCAGCCACTACTCCACCAGCTACGGATGCCGGAGGCAAAGCTTGATTTTGATCCTGATCTGCAACACAGTTAGTATTACGTCGCATACAGAGTTGTatcacaaaacaaaagcaaacaaaaaataaaaatacaaacgAACACACCGAAGGCCAAATAAAAGTACATGTTGGTtcagggtaacgtgaccaaaacaaaTAGGATCGGTAGCTCGGctttttttatatgttatattcTTAAAtgtagtcgattttaaaggaggttacttcccttagtcccggtatggttcgcaaaatgtgccaacattTGGGATTTTGTTTTAGAAATGAACAAAACAAGTGTTAAGGTCGGTGGGGAAAaaaagggtcggtcgggttaccctaaaccaacatgtaTTTGTATTTGGCCTAAACAATCCTCCACCGCATTAACAATATCCAGTGCAGCCACCACCAACAATTAACGGTAGCAGCCAGACAACTGTTGTTTTTGCAACTGTATGTGGATTTTCTCAGTGTCACATATAGAGCGACGTTAAAATGATTCCCCACCCGTATCCCTCTTTAACCAATCTGACATATCAATGTCCATTAAATGTTTTATATAATTGTAATGTGTGTGTCTAGTGATAACAAATCTCACTCTTTTGTTTCGTTGCCGCTCGTCTTCTCTTAAAATATTGAAGTAACTAACAAACAAAGGAATCCAAAGAAGGAATGAGCGATCTGCAAAGCACATGAATAAACTTACGACACAATTACATATTTCTTTTTTCAATCCATCTAATTTATTCAACTTTACATTATAAATACTTACTTTGAACAGGTTGCCTATATGCATACGTAGTGTTGACACCTTTTAATTTGGAATTGTACGCAAAGCACGTGACTTCTGTTATGCTGTCCAACGTTGCTTTGGCAACGCTGCATGTGCTCATCCGAGAGATCAAGGTGAAAGTCATACAGGGAACACTCCAGCTGATGTTCACTGAAGGGTAAACGTCATCGCATGTGCAATTTAATGTCACGATTTCTGTGCCATTGATGATGTAAGTTTGTGAATAGACTACTGCATCAGTGGGTCCATCTGAAAATTCATGTACTCACATAATCATGTAAGATATATGATACGCTCATATAATGTAACAAAAATAACGACACAGACGGAAATACAGACTCTCTCCTTCTTCGTCCCTccctacatctctctctctctcactatttctttctcgcgctctctctctctctctctctctctctctctctctctctctctctctctctctctcttcatttgtATGAAATCATaccggcagacagacaaaaaaaaaacacaggcAGATATGCATCGCTACTCCCATCCCACTAATACACTTACAGGCCACAAGAAGAGTATAATTCTTAAGACGAATGAAATCTTTCTTCGGACCCCACACAGAGCGGCAAGTGTATTCATTTCCATTCTGCTTCCTGTGGACTTTGttgacactcagcactgatccaTTGTCAGCAATGACCCAGGTGACAAAGGCCGTTGGTGACCCCTTCTGTGTTAATGTGTGATGACATGTACATTCCAGGTTTGTTCCTTCTGCTACGAAGACAGGACATGTCTGCGGCTCTAGAAGTAGAGCTCCAGGTTTCTCTTTGAATTCAagacaagaaagaaaacatTCAAGTAACAAACTCATCCATTTCCCAATTCAAACTGTCTTTTCACTGAAATTAATGTCCACGCACATAACCTTGTGATTGATTACAGaacaaaatagagagagagagagagagagagagagagagaactcagaactcagaactcagaactttattacataatgataaaagagagagagagagagagagagagggagagagagaaagagagagagagagagagagagagagagatagagagagagggagagatatgggtgggagagagagggggagagagagagagagggagagagagcgagagagatagagagggagagagagagagagataataggggggggggggagagagagggagaaagagagggatagagagagagagggagagagagagagacagagagagcgagagagatagagagggagagagatgggggtagagagagagaataggaggggagagagagagggatagagagagatatatgggggagagagagaggggagagaaagagagagagggagagagagagacagagagagcgagagagatagagagggagaggagaagagagaaagagagagagagagagagagagagagagagagagagagagagagagagagagagagagagagagagagagagagagagagagagagagagagagagagagagagagagagagagagagagagagagagactcaaaaCTTACCCACGGAGACATTTCCAACAATTAACTGTGTACCGCCAGGCCTGACTGTCAAGACAAGGTAATACACGCCATCAGATGCATTCAACGGCAAGGATAACATGCATGTCCCATTCATGTATTCTCCCCCGTTGCTATCCACAAATGATGATACACTGGGCGTTGTTTGCAAGCCATTAATCTGAAAGGCATGACATAAATAAGTTCCTGTGTAttcagcagaagaagaagttgtgaAGCTGCACACGTGACATTCAGGTATTACAGCCAATCACAGTCTTGAGAACAATCAACATGAAATCACCATTAACACGTTTTGAGACAATGTCAATATGCATTCCTCCTCGGTGAAAACGAGCTGATTATAAATAACTGATAATTATAATGCTGTTGACTCTGCATATAAACATTGCACGTTTTGCTCAGACACCCTCGCAGACCATACAACCACAAGCATGCCCGCTCACTTTAGACCTCCATTGAAAGTATAGTTCACAGTGTCGAGCAGATCGAGGAAAACTGTTCTTATTACTTGTGTAGGACTCCTGAACCGAAACAAATTGATTGAGATAGTCAAACCTGTCATCTAGAAAATGCATCCACATGCCATACGGGGAGTCGCATAACGTTACTAACCACATTGTCAATTGGATAATATGACGGTATGGGAAGACTACCGCAGAATTTACATTTGGAACAaactaaaaaactaaaaaacgGAACGCTGAAACACTAATTCGAAGACATTCCTCGTGTATTCAACTCACAAACCGCACTCTATATCTCTTTTCGCTTGCGAATGAGATACAACTTCCGCTCAGGGACGAAAATCAAGAGCGGAAGAAGAATACTACGCAACCAGAAATACCGTCACGAATCATCACTCAAACACAATCGTTTCCAATTTCAGTAAATGAGCGCTGCTACGCTTAGTTTAGGGTATTCCTGCTATGTAGTGGCATAcatacaacccccaacctgaactGAATAGTGTTATATGTTGCTCCATTGTCTCCCTTTGATAAACTTGACAATGAGGGGTGTCGATCGCGTGTGATATGATATACATTTGAACACGTGTATTATATCCACAAAGTCTAGTGTACACattcatatgtttttgtgtTATGGTTCAAATGTATGTACACGCAAGACATCCACTCGTCATACTCACAGAAGTCGAGCCATTTACGCGCCACAAGCAGTCTATGTTGTTGTCCGAATCGTAGACCTTGTTGATCACAACAGTTCCAGTGAGATTCCAGCCGTCCAGAGAGATACTTGGGTGGCCAAGCTCGGCGGGGTCTGAACACACATTCAATAATTATGTAATCTCGTCAAACGTTGACCATCAAGCATCTTTAGAACTATACTTGCCATCAACAGACGTGTTTTCATTTGTTCAACATATATTGGTCAgcataatttttatttaattttttttttttttttttttttttatggcgTAGCatgaaaaaatgacaaaaaacgCTTTTTGGTGTGATTTGAGTTTTCATGtgattttgtttccataaaCCCTTTCCAACCCCCCTATCAACCGTATTAGTTATTTCTGCAACcctaaatattttattttattttatttctgaggtaaatgttttaaaaacaacaccAGTCTACCCCTCATTAACTATGCAAAAAATTTGAAAGGCCATATCTTCTCTTCTACCTAACATAGAAACAAAATTTAAACTGGGATATGAACAGCAAAATCCCTTCTAGCCCCGTTTAGAAACGCCAAACAAACTCCATTACAACGATTTTCATTGGTTGTTTGGCAAATGGCCCAAAGAAGGCCAACCTGAAAACAAACCAATCACAAGCCTTCTTCTAAAAGGGCTTCGGCTGCGGCTCACCCAGTTGAGAAGTGGGTCAAATCagcctctgtctgtgtcttccaCGCTACTTTCGATTGGGTCAGTGTGTTTGCCATCAAAACTTGTTTATAGCTTACAATGGGTAAAAGAAAGGATTGCtacaagaaaaagacaaagacaCCTCCAAGGAATCGACATGTTTTGGCTAGGCTTCCCTTGGATGCAAGCAATTCAACTGTGGAAAATGTGCCTGATCAGTGTCGGCGGCCTGCAAAGAGAAAACGTGGAGAGGAAGAAGCGTCGTCTGCACCTCTGCATTTGTGTGCATCGAGTGCCAAACTGCGAAAATTGGACACAAATAAAGAAGAATCTGTGCCTTTTGACAGCCAAGATGAACTTACTGGGTTTAGATTCGTTGACTGTGAACTTTTAGTCACATTCATCAACGGATTATTGTGTCCTGAGTGCAAACGACCGATCGGTGCTGCGCGGCTTTCTTCTGTGACTGAGGTGAGGACAGATCTTGCATCTGAACTGAAATTCGAGTGTGGTTGTCAACACAACATGACTTTGTTTACATCTAAAAAATGTAACAAAGTTTTTGAGGTAAATAGAAGGTTCCCCTTTTCTATGTTTGTTATCGGTCGGGACCAAGCACCTGCTAAGAGATTCCTTGGCAACATGAACATACCATGCTCACTAAACAATAGCACGTGGGCCAATCACAAGAATCAGATCAGGAAGGCCACAGAAAAAGTAGCCGATATCAGCAAATCTGTTGCTGCACATGAGGTTTCTGAGGCCTGTGAGGGGAATGATGTGACTGTATCTGGGGATGGCACCTATCATAGACGGGGATTTCAGAGCAAAAATGGAGTGGTAACTGTGCTCAGTGTAAATGGTAAAAAGTCAAAAGTTGTAGACACCGAGGTGCTGTCTAATCACTGTGACAGCTGtaaaaaacaagagaaaaagaaacaaggacAAGAACTTTTGGATTGGAAAGatgaacacagacagagaaatgtATGTGACAAAAACCACGAGGGGAGTGCTGCAGCTATGGAACCTGCTGGGGCATTGAAGATCTTTAGAAGGTCACAGGAGCTACATGGTCTTAGATATGTCAACTTTCTTGGGGACGGGGACAGCAAGACATATAGTTGTCTAAAAAATTCTGAGCCACCTGTGTATGAGGGAGTTAGAATAGAAAAGTTAGAATGCTGTGGGCATGTTCAAAAAAGAATGGGTCGCCAACTTTTGAATAAAGTGAATGaactaaaaaacaaaactttcaATAAGAACGGCAAATCTGTCAAAGGCATAGGCGGAAAGGGGGGTGGGTTGACAAAAAAAGCAATACTCAAAATTCAAGCTCATTTTGGTGCAGCTATAAGGAAGAATTCTGGCAATTTAGGACAGATGAAAAAGGACATTTGGGCCATCTGGCAACACCGTAATAAAAAACATGACAACTGTGGGACCTGGTGTCCATCCAAAACTGGCAGAGGAGATCCAGACAAAAATGCCTTTCCAGATTTTGTGTGCGAAGCCATCCGTCCAATTTTTGTGACCCTGACCCAAGATAGCCTGCTGGAAAGATGTCTTCATGGGGGCTCTCAGAATACCAATGAGAGCTTCCACAATCTCATCTGGCAAAGATGTCCGAAGACTGTTTTTGTCGGCCGAAAGCGACTTTGCTTAGCTGTAGCGGACGCAACTATTGTATATAATGATGGAGAGTGTGGAAGGCTGGATATTTTCCCTCTTCTTGGGATGGAAGCTGGCACATGGACAAGACAATTTCTCAAAAAAGTGGATGCAAGCAGAGTGTCAGCTGGACAAATCCAAGCAAGTGAGGCTGTGCAGTTTGCACGTCGACTTCGGTCCCTTCATGCCGCTGAACAGAATGTAGATGGGGAGGAATATTACTTATCTGGGGCTCATGAATAGACTAGGTAAGTCACAGATTGTTGTACACATGCACATGTGATGTCCTGTAAAAACTTTTGTCCATgacagatatatatatgcatgcatCTCCTCTTCTGAAGTAAAGAGCTTACATTTTGACCGTTTTCTCAAAACGCGTTTCAGTTTATTTTGACCGACCGTTTCTTGAATATCTCATGAACCTTTGCAGATATGCTTATAAAATTTTGTACAGTGTTTCAGGACACATAAAGCTATAATCCCACATAGGATTTAGTTGATGCAATCATTTTAAACcaattttcattttttagattttttggCGTTAAACCGTTACTAAAAATTGCGACTAAATTTCAAGTTATACATTTTATCCTATGTGATAATGTAGTTCATGTATTTAGAATTGTATATGCAAAATTTTAAGTTTGTATTACCTTTCATGACCAAATTATGTGGGAAATGCCAAACATCAATTTTTGCGAATCCGTATTTATACCCTATTTTAAAATATTTatataaattaaataaaatacCTGGGGCCAATTTCCCTTTTATGTTTGTAATCTTCAATAGTtggactacacacacacataaattcaAGTTATTTGGGCATCATACTGAAGAGCAATTTGAAGTGATTTTTGGTCGATTTTCATGCTAGAAGCTTCCGCGGTCCATCATTGAGTAAGAAGTCAGATTCTCGAAGTATTTGTATACGATGTTGTTGCTTCGGGAATAACTTCGGCAAGCAGTGTTGCTTCCCGGATTGTGCCCAGCAAAGATGTGACTTCCTCTCCCCATGTCTCCCCGACGTGTTAAAAGATTGTTGTTTGATTCAAggtggatattttttttttataaatctttGGTTGAcccacaaaacaagaacaaactaCAAACTGATAGTATTTTATACTACTACCCTTTGAGATTTGCCCATTGCGATATTTGGTCGATTTTTGAAACTGATGCTGAGGTTTATAATGGGTCGATTTGTGCACTATATTGAGTAGGTGCCATGTGATAGACAGTTTGAATCCAAGTTGTTAAATAACACAACAGTTTGTTTCAGAACTCAGAAAGCTGCAATGTATTATTCGGGTCTAAATATTTTATTTGAGATGCCAATTTGATATTGATCAATTCCCTATCAAGCAAAATAATGCATATTACAGTAAATGTGGAAAGTGAAATACTCACACTGAACCCGTacattgcactc is a window of Littorina saxatilis isolate snail1 unplaced genomic scaffold, US_GU_Lsax_2.0 scaffold_2672, whole genome shotgun sequence DNA encoding:
- the LOC138956509 gene encoding uncharacterized protein isoform X1 (The sequence of the model RefSeq protein was modified relative to this genomic sequence to represent the inferred CDS: added 543 bases not found in genome assembly) produces the protein MEWFRYFLFVGLFAASTSQRQQYQFSLTKCNAQGTVDLVEGQAASITCTGLVGGHNIYWTKTSTKNVETTVGRCSRCDDYPLTCFNCVNCDQACSTVSPNYQITRTKQSTTLHFNTVYHNDDGAVVKCSSKNNATQTSCTINVIKAYRIQNCVNNEVTVFENRNTNIGCYRLIASQQMYWAITDSFGKSSRIAECGPCLNVRPCAPCSVLHTDYLAARTRVLSVLRIANNARQKNGWTLRCSEWNNTTSAECNVRVQYPAELGHPSISLDGWNLTGTVVINKVYDSDNNIDCLWRVNGSTSINGLQTTPSVSSFVDSNGGEYMNGTCMLSLPLNASDGVYYLVLTVRPGGTQLIVGNVSVEKPGALLLEPQTCPVFVAEGTNLECTCHHTLTQKGSPTAFVTWVIADNGSVLSVNKVHRKQNGNEYTCRSVWGPKKDFIRLKNYTLLVAYGPTDAVVYSQTYIINGTEIVTLNCTCDDVYPSVNISWSVPCMTFTLISRMSTCSVAKATLDSITEVTCFAYNSKLKGVNTTYAYRQPVQNQDQNQALPPASVAGGVVAAVVVIGTIIVVVIIIVKRKRSSKSPRAEQNEEFVQYTNDLYASTGEVESSSSDVINSTHPHPSSLENANSPQNTDQSANPEGTYVNAGAAASAAMNHSGDVYATVAKKTKNEASDLQYNNPNETYAQVQKKKPQGDDSSGQVKSPAQKLNNNGKHGTGNEAGEQTTGLSKFAEVTEYANCPRESTVDNCEAVYMNMAQASSPEAKEEVKRSSETDDEYNKLRLRKTEAQGATSPYNHLGDE
- the LOC138956509 gene encoding uncharacterized protein isoform X2 (The sequence of the model RefSeq protein was modified relative to this genomic sequence to represent the inferred CDS: added 543 bases not found in genome assembly) — translated: MEWFRYFLFVGLFAASTSQRQQYQFSLTKCNAQGTVDLVEGQAASITCTGLVGGHNIYWTKTSTKNVETTVGRCSRCDDYPLTCFNCVNCDQACSTVSPNYQITRTKQSTTLHFNTVYHNDDGAVVKCSSKNNATQTSCTINVIKAYRIQNCVNNEVTVFENRNTNIGCYRLIASQQMYWAITDSFGKSSRIAECGPCLNVRPCAPCSVLHTDYLAARTRVLSVLRIANNARQKNGWTLRCSEWNNTTSAECNVRVQYPAELGHPSISLDGWNLTGTVVINKVYDSDNNIDCLWRVNGSTSINGLQTTPSVSSFVDSNGGEYMNGTCMLSLPLNASDGVYYLVLTVRPGGTQLIVGNVSVEKPGALLLEPQTCPVFVAEGTNLECTCHHTLTQKGSPTAFVTWVIADNGSVLSVNKVHRKQNGNEYTCRSVWGPKKDFIRLKNYTLLVAYQDQNQALPPASVAGGVVAAVVVIGTIIVVVIIIVKRKRSSKSPRAEQNEEFVQYTNDLYASTGEVESSSSDVINSTHPHPSSLENANSPQNTDQSANPEGTYVNAGAAASAAMNHSGDVYATVAKKTKNEASDLQYNNPNETYAQVQKKKPQGDDSSGQVKSPAQKLNNNGKHGTGNEAGEQTTGLSKFAEVTEYANCPRESTVDNCEAVYMNMAQASSPEAKEEVKRSSETDDEYNKLRLRKTEAQGATSPYNHLGDE